CATGCATGCTTTGAGCTAGAGGTAGACGGCAAGAGGCTGGTAATTGACCCACACGACGGGGGTAGCCTAGGCGTAGGGTTTTCGGCTCCAAGCGTTAAGGCCGACTATGTGCTAGTTACCCACGATCACTACGACCATAATGCTGTCGAAAAGGTTTCAACAGACCATACTGTGGTTGCAAGGGAGAGGACGGGAGGATTCACTCTAGGACCCTTCAAGGTTAAGGGCGTAAAACTACCTCACGACGAGTTTGACGGGCGTATTAGGGGATTCGTAGTAGCATATCGTATAGAGGTGGAAGGGATTAGTCTAGTACACTTAAGCGACCTTGGACGCATGCTCACTGAGGAGGAAGTTCGTGAAATAGGCAGCGTTGATATCGCGCTTATCCCAGCTGGAGACGTGTATACCCTGCATCCACGCCAAGCATTAGAGGCGGCAGAGGCACTGGGAGCACGCATAGTTATACCAATGCACTACTGGCTCCCAGGAATACAGCTCCCTCTCGAACCTCTCGATACAATACTACGATATGCAAAGAAGTGGCGCGTGCTACGCTTAGAGTCCAGCTGGATTGAGATCACACGGGAAGATATCCCCGAAGAGAAGACATTAGCCGTACTCGCTCCGCCAAGGTAGACCGGCTAGAGGGGCCTGGTATTTGGCTCGACACAAATGTGAGGGAGATGTGCTAGTAGCGGAGGGGCTCGTCAAGAAGTTCGAGAAGGGCCCAGTGATAGGACCAATATCGTTACGTATAGGTTCGGGCACTGTTTTCGCACTTATAGGCCCCAATGGCGCAGGTAAGACTACAACTATACGTATGATCCTCGGCATATACCGCCCCGACGCTGGCAGTGTTAACATATGTGGCGTCGACCCATACACTGGGAGAGGCGCTCATGGGTTAGCTGCCTATGTTCCCGAGGAGACTGCTGTCTATCCACGCCTGACAGGCTATGAGCACCTCTGGTTTTACGCTGGACTCTATATGGGCAACCCTAGTGAGGCTCAGCGCATCGTAGAACGGGCAGCCGAGCTCTCAGAGCTAGGTGAAGCGCTCTGGCGCCGTGTCGAGGAGTACAGCAAAGGCATGAAGAGGAAGCTCCTATTAGCCCTAGCTCTAGCCCTTGACACACCACTCCTAGTCCTCGACGAGCCTACCTCGGGGCTCGACGTCTATAGTGCTGTACGTATACGCCAACTAATAAGACAGGCCGCCGAGGAGGGCAGGGCAGTGCTCGTCACCAGCCACAACATGCTAGAGGTAGAGAGAATAGCCGATAGAGTAGCCTTCATAGCCAGGGGCAGAATCATCGACGAAGGTCATCCAAGCGACCTCGTCAGGAAGTACTCCGCGAGAGACCTCGAGGAAGCCTTCGTGAAGGCTGTACTACCACGAGGGACACGACGGGAATAGCCACGGTGAGCCGCCATGCCAAGACTTCCGTTAATAAACTATCGTCTAGCCGTGCTCGTCAAGAAGGAGGCACTTGAATTCCTTCGCGACCGACGCAGCCTGGTATTGATGGCTGTATCGGCATTTCTCTTTCCAGTGCTAGGGCTCCTCGTAACCGGGCTAAAGACGCAGCAAGTTGCTCTCGTAGCCATAGTTGTATGCGACACTGGTGCACCAGCGGAGGAACTCGCTCAGCAGCTCTATACGGCCTTCAACGAAAGCCCGGGCTTTAGCGCAATGATGGAGCACGGGCCTCCCTGTACACCACCATCACAAGCCGTAGCCACCATAGTAATCCCCGAGGGCTTTAGCAGAAATGCCACGAGCATCGACTCGCCAGTTATCGTAGAGTTGTACCGCGTAGTGGGGAACCCTGCAGCCGAGGACGCTGTACAGCTAGCCTATAGCGTGATGGGGCGATTCTCGCAGAGTATAGCCGCACAGCGTGTCGAGACACTAGCTAGGCTAGCTGGCAAGCAGGTTGAGACCGACTACGTGTTACACCCGCTACGTGTTGTATCGCAAACCGTCACCGAGACTGGGCAGAAGGCTCCGCCAGAGCTCCAGGAGAGAGCAGCTGTTGCAAGGTTCCTAGCATTCTCTGTATTCTTTATACTGAATCCCGCAGCGATAGCTGTAGCAGACTCCATAACCCGTGAGCGGGAGCGCGGCACCGGCGAGCTATTGGCGATAACCCCGCTCAGCGGCGTGGAGCTGGTGCTAGGCAAGACTCTCGGCTCGTTGACTGCAGCCTTGATAGCAGGCAGTCTCGACATTGTAGCCGTGATCGCATATGCAGAGATGACCGCGGCAAGCGCTACCGCAGGGCTTATACTCTTCCATGCAGTCCAAGTAGCTCTAGCCGTGATGGTTACCGCCGCTATAACTATGCTGGTTACTATGGTGGTTCCCGGCCAGCGTGCAGCTTCCCTCACAGCAAGTAGCGTAACAGGCGCCGCTGTTATGGTCTTCTTCTCAACATTATTCGTCGATATCAACACACTACCAGCATGGATAAAGGCGTTACTCTACCTCATACCCTATACACATACGGCTCAAGCCATAGAGACCTACGCTCTAGGTGACGAGGGTATGGCCCTCATACACACCAGCATCATCGCCGCACTGACTATAGTGTCTATAGCTGCTGCCGCACGACTATATAGACCTGAGAGGCTAGTTAAGCGTGGCTAGACTCTAGCTGGACGCGCCACGGGATGATGCATAGCTCTACTTTGCTCTAGATGAACCCCCGGCGACCAGGGTCTTCCTTGGATCCTTGCTTCGGGATGAGCGGGGAGGCCGTACTGACCGTAGAACTACACTGCAGAGATACTATATCTGCTATGAACCTAAGATATACCAATGACTACTGCTTGTTTCCAGTCACTCCCAAAGCTCTTGACTATGGTCTTATAGCCATTGTCGCGGAGAAGTGCTTCGATATCTTCTACGCGTATGAGCGGCGGATGAACTTCCACTATCACTTGGCTTATAGTGCTCGGCGATAGGATTCCGTCATTCGATGCTCTTTCTAGAACCTCTTGCTCCGCTCCCTCCACGTCCAGCTTAAGCAAGTTTATAGCATCTAGCCCGTGATCCTTCATTAGCCTCTTTAAGCTTATAGATGGCACTCTAAGGGTCTTGAACACCTCTACCCGCATTTCCGCTATATAGCTCTTATACATGCTGGTGTTAACCCAAGGCTCTGTAACGTGTATCTCGCGTAGACAATACTCACAGCCACCCAAGGATCTAGGATCGATGCGGGCTATGCGTTCGAGGCTGTTTAGCTCGAAGTTCTTGTAGAGTATACTCCTTGCAGCCGGATTCGGTTCTACAGCTATAATTAACCCATCACGCTTCATGGCAAGCGCCACTTTTACAGCAAAGAATCCTATGTAAGCGCCACCATCTACCACTATGTCGCCTGGCTTGAGCTTTACTATTGAGCCTAGCTGGTAGTCGTCAATACAGTGTACATGGATTAGGTTAGCCCAGGCCTCAGGAAGCTGGCTACAAGGTATAGCGAATAAAGTATCTCCAAGGTCTACCTCGATTTCTCCATTACATCCACTAGTAGTAGCTTCGACTAATAGCTCCATAGCCTCGGTGCTTATACATCCTTTAGACGTTGATGTAAGCCACTCGAGGTATTCCTCATCGCTTATGACTGTGCTGTCCTTAGCTGCCACTAGCCTCTACCCCCGAACCCGCAAACCCAATGCCATGTAGGGGCACTCTTAACATCTCTTAAGTATACGCAGCAGCTATATAAGGGAGCTTGTAAGAGGTTCCAGAGAGCAGTGTCTACTGTTAAATAGCAAGCTACCCTATAGAAGATTCATCAATTGAACTTCCTCTCTATAGCTAGCCGGGGATGAGGGCTGGGGGCTCCTCGAGCCCAAAAGGGCTATGAAGAAGAGTCCCATCACCGACCCTAGTCCTGGCTACCGCCGAGCGAGGAAATACTTCATAACGTCTCTAGCTGCTCATATTTATACGGGAATGATGAACTGGGCCCTTACGGTTGCCCTCCGAAGACGCATTGTCAGTGTGGATGGTTTCGCGCCCTGACCCATCATGATTAGCGGTGCCAGAGACATGAAAGCCAGAGTCATCGAGTGCAGCGGGGCCTCCGGCTCGGTAACCGCACCACCCTCGCTATGGGAGACCCTTGTAGGGATAGTTGCAGTAGCCGCCAGGGGTGGCGGCGAGGTAGATGGTGTCAAACGGGAAAGCAAGTGCATCACTACACTCCTTCATGCATTACAAGCCCTGGGTTATAGGGCTGAGTGGATCTCGTCCACGAGACTAACAATACACGAAGAAGGAGAGCAAAAATCCAGAGTAGTTGTAGATACAACTTGTGGACTGCTAGTACCAGGCCTCATAGCCCCTCTTGCTGCTGTCCGCCTCCCACCTGGAGGCCAGCTAATAGTCCGGGGTACGAGCGAGTCCAGTCTATCGTTTAGCCTAAGGCCTTTGATAGAAGCAGTGATAGCTGTAGGCGGGCGGGCATGGCCTGGAGGCACCCTCTCAAGGCTCGTGGTAGTCGAGCCAAGTATATATAAGCCCCATGGCCGCATTGCTAGGCTTTATGGTCCACCAGGGTTCATAGCCGCTGGTGTTGCTGCAGCCCTTGCGGCTACCGGTGGAGGCAGACTAATGACGTATGGTTCTCCCGTTAGGGGAGTTGGCAGGCTGGCCGCTATGACTAGGGCGCTTAGGCTGGCTGGCTTTGAGGTTATTGAGAGTGGTCCCTCGCTCATTATAGGTGCTCTGGGGGATGGCGAGAGTAGACTTGTAGTTGAAGGTGGACCACACGAGACTGCTCTCCTACTCGCGCTAGCCTCTCCATGCATAGGTGGCGAGATACGCGTCGAAGGACTGCCAATACGCGAGGAAGAGCTGTCTACTCTAGAGTACATGTTGAAGGCTACAGGGTTCGAGGCCTATAAAGAGTGTAGAGATTCTAACTGCAGTATAGTTGCTACATCCTTTGAGCCTCTCTCGGCCACTATAACGGTTCGAGACGAGCCCGGCTACATGCTATACGCAGCAGCCCAGGTGGCTGCATGGGCTCGGCTGGTCATAAGTGGACTCAATACAGTGACGCTTGAGGGGCTACTTGACAAGAGATTCGAGTCGTTCCTACAACAGCTAGGAGTCAACGCCTTCTATGAAGATGAAGGTGATAGACTCGTGGCTGAGGGAGAGCAGCCCAAGAGTATTAGGAAGAGCATAGAGTGTAATGACCCTGTCTACTGTGCTGCTGCATTGGCTAGGCTTCTAAGACTGGGAAGCGGTAGTCTCGAGGGCATTGACGTGCTTGAGGACATAGCACCTGGCGTACTAGAGGGGTTACTCGCTCTAGGTGTGGGTCTCGACGTAAGCTAGGAGTAGGAGCAAGACGGAGCAAGACAAGCCGCTATGATTTGCGGCTAAAAAGGAGATTGGAGCTAGCTCGAAGGCATAAAGGTGTAGCCTTCTATGCTACGTAGCTTGGGGCTGAATGTAGCTATCTTCTGTATGCGGAGCTTCTCGGCTACTGCAAGGGTTACTGCATCACTGAGGCTTAAGCCATGCTTCTTTGCTAGCTCTACTGCTCGGGCTATGTCGTCCATACTCACTGTGTAGACTGTCAATCTTCCAGTCCTGCTGAGCTGTGAGAGATACGCGGAGAGCTTCTCCACAGCCTCGAATGCCTTAGCCCTAACCTCTTCGTCGCTAGCTAGCTTTTCTATACTCTCTGCTACACCTGCCCCAGTGGCGGCACTAGCAGCTGCTACAGCTGCCTTGGATAGCGCCTCTAGCACGGCGGTGCTCGGTATTACCAGGTCTTCGCTGCCCTCCTCGGCGCGACTGAATATATTGACCGCGAAGTCTGCACCAGCCTTGCCTAGTAGGAGCCTTATGAGGACTGTAGAGTCTACCAGTATTGGGCCTACCATCGCATCTCACCTCCCATGTTAGCCTGGTAGAATAAACTTGTCTAGCTCGTCGGCCTCGACTTTGGTTTCTATGATGCCGCGGAGCTTCTTGACGTCGGGCGCCTTGGAGTAGTATATGAAGAGTTTCATAGCCTCTCTGATAGCCTCGCTCCTCGACAGACCATGCTCTTGTGCCACACGGTCAAACTCCTTCAGCAGCTCTTGTGGCACACGTACATAGATTGCTGACGCTGTGCTCAAGGACCAATCACCTATAATGTTTTCATAGCCTTCTTGCTCAGGTATAGAGGAGAGTGGAAACCCCATATATATTTTTATATACAAGCTACCCGCTAATGTCTTAACCTGAGTTTAAGAACTTACGCATGGTAATACCGGTTCGCCGTATAATTCGTTTTATAGGGGCAGCCAGGAGGCCACGGATGCCTGGAGGAGAGCAATGCCCGTAAGCCGCAAGTACACGGCTTACAGAAAGGCACTCGAGCAGCTCAAACTCAAACAGCTCGACGTGTTCAGATATAAGGACCATGACGAGATAAGAGTACTAACGCCAGACCGTAAGATCGTGCTGATAAAACTGCCCAAGCACCGCGAAGAGATGACAATAGACGAGTTTGTAGAGCACGTAAAGAAAGCGCTAGCCTAAAGCCATCACCCCAAGCAATTCTAGTTATTGGCTCTCATAAATTACAAAATTACGCCAAACCCGTACAGGGCGCTACTGCCGAGCCTCATACCACCTACCACCTTGATGATTGCGCTGCGAGCCCCAGGCAGTTGGCTATACCCTGCCGAGGGACCAGCTCCGGGCACCTTTCTATAGTAAAGCCACATTGCCCCAAAACGTAGTCTTCAAGTCTACAAGGCTCTTGACGGACACGGTTCTCCTGAAACACACAGCGAGGCCCTGCGTAACGGAATATCTCCGGGTGAATTCGTACAAGCTCCTCTCGAACACGCCACGCCAGTAGACGTATCTCCCATTGTGCATGACTGCACATGCGGAGCGGTAGAAAGCTCTCTAGGAGCTCTCGCGCGTTCATTGTGAAGACTACTCGCGTACGCACCGCCTGAGGCAAGACGAAACGCGCGTCCTCCCTTGGCAAACCCTCTGCAAGCATCTTATAGTACTCAGCAGCCGCTTGGAGATGTATACGTGCATGGCTAAGCATTGTACCGAAATTCCACTTGGGATTTAGTACGAAGGCCCTACTCACGGCCTCTAAGATCTTTGCCGTCTCGACACCATTTCTTTCATCATGCCTGTCAACGAGACCTGCTGCCCAGCGAAGGATGCTAGAATAGAGGGCATAGTCATCTCGTCTACGTGGCTTCTCGGGACATTCCACGTCGGAGAACTGGCATAACTCTATGACCATTTGACGTAGGAAGCCCTCAGTATACCGCATACTTTGCTGCGTATAGCTGGCTATTCTGTGACGGACGAGCTGATGACTACAGACGCGGCTACAAATCACCTCAAATGTATAGACTGCATGCTCAAGAGGACTACCATGTCCACGGCGTATGAGTTCTCGTATCCATTTCTCTATCTCGCTGCTAGGCATATCCCATGCCTTCTCAACAGGCTTCTTCGACACTGTTATCCGTGCAGCCGCTGCTACTAACCGCGGCGCATCGCGAGTATAGGATATAAGCCTTACAAGAACCGGGGGTGACAACTCCAGCCCGCTAACAAGAGGGGTATCTAGCAGCGTCACAACTTGCCCCGGATTAGAGCTGGACCTCTAGACAGAAGCTGGAGGATTGCGAGTGCTTATCATCGAGCCCTACATCTTTTATAACAAATGTATGGGGCTTTAGACCTCGCATGTCTTGCATGTACTGTTCTCCGTGAGTTCTACTACAACCTCGTCAGAACCCGTCGCGGCCTCCTTAACCTCAAAGAGTTCGCGTGCCTTCTCGTCGGCCTCTAGATCTTCCCGTCGAATCTTCTTCTTGAGATGCATCATTCTCATCTTTCGGCGGGACTGCTCTTGGCTTTTCTTGCGCCGTTTTATCGGCTTCGCTGACAAGCTCTTCTGCTCGCCACCAAAGTAGATTACCTGGACTCCCTTGCTCTCGTCGCGGTACACTGTTACTCCCTTGAGGCCACCTAACCAGGCTACCAGGTAGGCTGTGTAGACCTCTTCCTTGCCGGCCTCCTTGCGGAGGTTTATCGTCTTGCTTATAGCCTGGTCTACGTAGAGCTGCGCAGCTATCTGATGGGCTAAGTGATACCAGACATCGAAGTCCATACTCATAGTGAATAGCCTCGCCAGCCGCTCTATCTCTGCGAGGAACCCGTTCATTATACCCATCTGCATCAACTTGTCACGTATCTCATCCAGGGCCCAGCGGAGCGAGCCCTTATGCTTACTGATGGTCTCATAGACTACCTTTACAGCCTCCTCTGGTACTTTGTAGCGGGCCGCGGCCTCTAGGAGTTTCTCACGGAAGGGACGCACCACTTCCAGGAATTCGCCAACTGCTACGACACGGCGGTATACTAGGGCGAAATATGGCTCTATACCACTGCTAGTCCCAGCTATAATGCTTATCGTACCAGTGGGCGCCACGGTGGTGGTGACTGTGTTCCGTGGAGCCTTTGCACCCAGTAGGCGTCCGTAGCTCTTTAACAGCTCCCACGCCGCCTGTGGCATCCATATCGCGAGTGCTAGCAAGTGCCTGGGACTGTTAGCCGCCTTGACTGGATGCAGTTTCAGCGCCTCCCAGACATGACGTCTCTCTACACCAAATACCTCGCTAGCAACCCGCTCTACTACATACTCTGGCACCAGCTTCACCGCACCGTCGAGTTCTACCCGCTCTTTCGCAGCACCTGCGAGCTTCTCCCTAACATCATCGCTGATCTCTACCTTGTGATAATGAAGCTTCAACCATCCATTCTCGAACCGGGCTACTTCACCAGCCTTCACGAGTGCTGGGGTATGCAGCTCTACCAGTTCTTCAGGCTCACCCTTCTCTAGACACTTCATGCTTCTCCAGTCATACCTCTTACATTCGAACGCTGGGGCATGGCCGAGCTTGGCGCCTAGCTCCCAGCTACGCTTCCAGCTATAGACCTCCAGAGCGGCCATAACTATCATGGTGAAAGCTACCGCTTCATCGCTGTCGTAGGGATAGCCGAGCCTCGCGAGCGCGTCAGCGAGGCCCATTACTCCTAGGCCTATCTTCCTTGTCAGCTTGTTAGCAATATCCTGCCTGGGGTCGGGATGGTTGTTTAGATCAATCACGGCATCCATAGCGTCTATAACTACTTGTACATCATGCATAAACTTGTCTATATCGAACCTCCCGCCCACGATGTACTTCTCGATACTCATGCTGCCGAGGTTACAGCTCTCAAACGGGTATAGTGGCTGCTCTCCACATGGGTTGGTAGCGTTCACTGCACCAAGCCATGGCGTGGGGCTCCACTTGTTGTGATTATCTATGAATATGAGTCCGGGGTCGCCGCCTGCCCAGGCATTCTCTACTATCTTCTCCCATATCTTGCGTGCCGGGTAGCGCCACGTATGGGGATTCTTCGTGTCTGGCTGTATCTCCCAGCCCGTGTACTTGGCTTGCTCTTTGAGGGCCGCTAGCGCCTTGGCCCGAGCCTCTTCTGCTACTTCCTCATAGATATTTAGGTATGGATTGTCTAGCAGCCAGGAATACTTCTCTACTAGCTTGCCTAGCCTACCACTACCAGTAGCCATAGATACACTGTAGTGAAGCCGATAGATACCTGTCTTGGAGTCGGCACTATATCTTGGATTTATCATCCACCACTCCTTGTCCTCTAGCACAGCCTTCATGAAGGCGTCATTGGCGCCCACGCTTATGTTGAAGTTGGTTATGTTTACGTCCTGTAGGGGTGGCTCCTTGGCTTGTATGAAACCTGCATCTTCTACCGTGCTCCAGCCACCACGTGTTAGCCTCTCCAGCATCTCTTTTACCGCAGTGTCTACCTCGTATTCACCATCCCTCTCTATGGCGTCTACTATCTCTTTGAGTTGGCGTAGCAGACTCTGGAGCTGAGGTGGTAATTTGTTCCAGAGTGCTGCCCAGGGGTCAAAGTCGGGATTGATTATGTCTGGATGCCAGACATGTAGAATACCCATGTTTGCGCCACGTCTCTTGCCACCCTGCTTCACCATCTCCGTAACGACATCGTATATCTGAATGAAGCTTAATGGGCCGGAGGCATAGCCACTAGTACCCCTTACTATATCCCAACGAGGCCTTAGCTCGCTGAAGCTGAAGCCTTGGCCACCACCCCACTTGAAGGTCATAGCTTGAACCGTGGCTGCATCCATTATTGCACGCATGTCATCATAGACCGGGGTCACGTAGCAAGCCGAGAGAGTACCACGGGCACCATCAGCGTACATGTTGAAGAGAGTAGGGGAGTTAAACATGAAACGGCGAGCTATGAGTAGCCGGTATAGCTCCTCGGGGTCTACGCGGCTTCGAAAGCCCAGTGCTACTCTTCTCATCACCATGCTAGGGGTTTCCATAAAGGCCCCATACTCGTTCCGGGTCATGTACCTGGCCATGAGAACACGTATAGCATTATACGTGAAGCCCATATCGTCTCTGCATGGCTCGCTATCACGACTCTCAGCGTATGCTTTCACACAATCGGGTAACTCTGCTAGTTTGCCACCATTAGGGGCTGTCCTGCGATAACTCCTTACAACAATAGGATATATGTCACCTAACAGTAGTTGCTTTGCTTCCTCCTCAGCCTCCGGCCGGTATAGCGATTCCTTGATGAGTTCTAATTGCTGCTTGTCAGTATTGCCCGCCACAATAGGGCACCCCGGTAGTACTTGTAGGAGGGGGTAGTGTAGCCCTGCCGACTATGAACCCGTGTATTACCTCTTCCGCTCAACTGCAGCTGTTATGGTAGATTCTATACACGCGTAATATATGCTGAACAAAGCTAGGACATAACCTTAGTATCACTCGGTCTTACCTATGTTTATCCGAGCCTGACAGGGAGACGTTGTCCTATACAAACTCTAGGTGACTGCTACATAACATACACTATTATCTTGTCATAGGGTTCTTCTTCGAAATACACCTTGCGCTTAGCCTGCATATAGAACATCACATCCTTGCTTGTCAACACGAAATAGTCGTAGAGAAAGCTAGCCGGGGTTATCACCGTGAGATATCTCTCGAACTCTAAATCGGTGTAGACCACTTCAAAGTTTCCAACATAGTTCCTACCTACTATGTCCACCCGAGGTGCTTCTAGGGGCTTCAGCTCCTCCGCAAAGCCTATGAAGAGTGTTTTTCTGTTCCTATCCTCAACTTCTCTTTTGTAACTGTATTTGGCTTCTACTACTATGCTCCTAGGCTCGAAGAGCAGTTCGGCATTAGCAGCTCTAATTTCAAGAGCCTCGTTTGCAACACGTAGCTCTAGTGCTCCTTTACCCCATCGAACGTAGAAGCTCTCGCGCCTGCCCAATGCCAGCCTCCCATCCACTATGCTCGTCCAGAGGATCCAAGCTAGCCTCACACTAGTATAGTCTTAAGGCTTCCTAGCTCTCCTCTTCGCCGTTAGGTATCTCTAATAGCCTTTGTAGCTCGGCAGCCAGCATTCTTGCAGCAACAGAAGGAGGGAGAGCTGTATCCTCCTTGCGGTATACTGTGGGTGCTTTTACACGCATTCCAGCTCCGTCTCTTATTTCTATTTCATGCATTCTAAGGCTGTGCTCTGTTTGTCTCATTTTCTCTATTATCACGTAGCGTCTTAGCTCGCCCCGAACGACGGACTTTCTGAACCTTATTATGCCGTCTGCTACATGTTCTATGCCGAAACCAAAGCCTAGGCTCGTCGTGACAGCATACTGGCTTATAAGTAGTGCTGTAAAGTCCCAGCGGTATAGTACTCTCTTTACAAAGTAGCTATACTTCCTCGCCATAGCGGGCTTGTCAAGCCAAAAGGCTGACATCGAGTCTACCACAAGGCGGGCACGACCGTAGCCTAGATACCTTTTGGCCTCTATGACTTTGTTTACCAAAGTCTCTACATCAAGCTCGGCAATGCTCCATGGGTCATCACGTTTACCCATGAGCGCATCTATTATAACTAGCTTTCCATCACGGATAGCCTTCTCGAAGTCAAAACCAAACATAGCTGCTTGTTTTATTATGCTTTCCTTTGATTCCTCAGTTGTCACATAGATATTTTTATCTCCCTGTCTAATACCCTCAGCAATAAAGTGTATTGAGAATATCGTCTTTCCGGTACCAGGCTCTCCAACAACAGCTACAAAGAATCCCCGCGGTATACCTCCTTGTATAAGCTTGTCAAAACCAGGTACGCCCGTGGGCAACCGCTCTATCTCAATCTTCAAGGTTATCACATGCCACCTCTAGACGCTCTAGACTATGACATTGACATATAATTCTCAAAAGAGCCCAATGGAAGCTGGTCCACTCCCCTCGTTAGCTACTCACTGCGCGGCTAATCTGCACTACTCTCCGGCATAAAACCGAACATCGTTCCTATAGTACGAGCAGTATCCTGTCGCTGTACACGCCTCAACGAAGACTAGCTGCAAGTCATGACTAGTGCTGGCTAGTTTTGATAGCTTAGAGTCTAGACATTTGTACACTTCACGTACTAGCAGCTCCGCTGTAGCATCCTTGACGCCTAAGACTTCATTTAAGTAGACATGATCAAGACTCCTCACACACTCGCCCAAAAACCTCTCGAGTACATAATGGTCTATGACAGTGTTGTCGGCACCCAACGGACCCTC
The window above is part of the Pyrodictium delaneyi genome. Proteins encoded here:
- a CDS encoding KaiC domain-containing protein codes for the protein MKIEIERLPTGVPGFDKLIQGGIPRGFFVAVVGEPGTGKTIFSIHFIAEGIRQGDKNIYVTTEESKESIIKQAAMFGFDFEKAIRDGKLVIIDALMGKRDDPWSIAELDVETLVNKVIEAKRYLGYGRARLVVDSMSAFWLDKPAMARKYSYFVKRVLYRWDFTALLISQYAVTTSLGFGFGIEHVADGIIRFRKSVVRGELRRYVIIEKMRQTEHSLRMHEIEIRDGAGMRVKAPTVYRKEDTALPPSVAARMLAAELQRLLEIPNGEEES
- a CDS encoding 6-pyruvoyl trahydropterin synthase family protein, encoding MMPFGVCVSVWISAALRVESLGGSAAALHGHDYRVRVCVEGPLGADNTVIDHYVLERFLGECVRSLDHVYLNEVLGVKDATAELLVREVYKCLDSKLSKLASTSHDLQLVFVEACTATGYCSYYRNDVRFYAGE